One Lytechinus variegatus isolate NC3 chromosome 14, Lvar_3.0, whole genome shotgun sequence genomic region harbors:
- the LOC121427306 gene encoding uncharacterized protein LOC121427306 — protein sequence MAASREEPLNGSSVQCPMVDCQINLVTYITTEMYNLQDIRDFINRNHGNINIDQRNEEGQTALMRACLDRNKEVVEFLLEKGANPNLRCLREGNSALHFLSQSRPCCDIESETDLEDWEPILDNVSEAESSCKDFLTRESQDDTYNRLIMKYCLDEKYCQCTVFKKQKRSARIIDTLILQYGALIQINNDGLTPADIAGLHRKLSTVLHYINQDYIPKSEQRRALEIIGSSFMMKDEYEKAYKAFTMALEKCYDNPDTEQGNIKKSELEHCLGRSECRSLHDLRRINGDKYAMRVEGMLVADRVLPNSLKEEFIYERLVDYGYSLLFLWDTLDAGFRVFTKCLCLECKGCLPVGRVLLSLRYIISQATSSPSLHRFIPQYVSLLCQSLEYYIDVIRQVNVKNLKSHIQEILINLSKILYSFTDSLCSVQGVECVIQPVVQMIKVIWSRLDRASVSRDPYRHLTNSVCHKLLCDMVAHFRYYYDFEENRYTCHCFKQVLVHLVQVEGASDIDINGDTLLHSLMGLVFSGEIQMVQDIALLFLRYGCSYNLRNNRGKRPIDVAQEEAFSLDDCYLSDLTGLYILLSPTVLTLQEITIRTILRCNIPYQDKLPRKLCSMVQGPVEFP from the coding sequence ATGGCAGCATCTAGAGAGGAACCTCTTAATGGCAGTAGTGTACAATGTCCAATGGTTGATTGCCAGATAAACTTAGTGACATACATTACAACAGAGATGTATAATCTTCAAGACATCAGGGATTTTATCAATAGGAATCATGGAAACATAAATATTGATCAGAGGAATGAGGAAGGTCAAACTGCTCTCATGAGAGCTTGTCTAGATAGAAACAAAGAAGTTGTGGAGTTTTTGTTAGAGAAAGGAGCAAATCCTAACCTGAGATGCCTAAGAGAGGGAAACAGTGCTCTACACTTTCTTAGCCAAAGTCGACCATGCTGTGACATAGAAAGCGAGACAGACTTGGAAGATTGGGAACCTATTCTCGACAATGTGTCAGAAGCCGAGAGCAGTTGCAAAGACTTCTTGACTCGGGAAAGCCAAGATGATACTTACAACCGTTTGATCATGAAGTACTGTTTGGATGAAAAGTACTGTCAATGTACTGTGTTTAAAAAGCAGAAGAGAAGTGCTAGGATCATAGATACTTTAATATTACAGTATGGAGCTTTGATTCAGATCAACAATGATGGATTGACTCCTGCAGATATTGCTGGGCTACATAGGAAACTATCAACTGTGTTGCACTATATAAATCAAGACTATATTCCAAAGTCAGAGCAAAGAAGAGCATTGGAAATCATTGGTTCATCGTTCATGATGAAGGATGAGTATGAGAAAGCGTACAAAGCATTTACAATGGCATTAGAAAAGTGCTATGATAATCCAGACACTGAGCAAGGCAATATCAAGAAATCTGAGTTAGAACATTGTCTAGGTCGCTCGGAATGTAGGAGTCTCCATGACCTCAGAAGGATTAATGGTGACAAGTATGCAATGAGAGTTGAAGGTATGCTGGTTGCGGATCGTGTCTTACCCAATTCACTGAAGGAAGAATTTATTTATGAACGTCTTGTCGATTATGGATATTCACTGTTGTTTCTTTGGGATACGCTGGATGCAGGCTTCAGGGTGTTCACAAAATGTCTTTGTCTAGAATGCAAAGGATGTTTGCCTGTTGGAAGGGTACTTTTGTCATTGAGGTACATCATCAGCCAAGCTACAAGCTCTCCAAGCCTACATAGGTTTATTCCACAATATGTGAGTCTACTTTGTCAGTCTCTAGAGTATTATATTGATGTCATCAGGCAGGTCAATGTTAAAAACCTTAAAAGCCACATCCAGGAAATTCTAATCAACCTATCAAAGATCTTATATTCCTTCACTGATAGTCTTTGCAGTGTCCAAGGTGTGGAATGTGTGATTCAGCCAGTTGTCCAGATGATCAAAGTCATATGGAGCAGGTTAGATAGAGCTTCAGTCTCAAGGGATCCATACAGGCATCTCACCAACTCTGTCTGTCATAAGTTACTTTGTGATATGGTTGCGCACTTTAGATACTACTATGACTTTGAGGAAAATAGGTACACTTGTCACTGTTTCAAGCAAGTACTTGTTCACTTAGTCCAAGTTGAAGGTGCCTCAGATATTGATATCAATGGAGATACCCTTCTGCATTCATTGATGGGTCTTGTGTTCTCGGGAGAGATTCAGATGGTTCAAGACATAGCTCTTCTATTTCTAAGGTATGGCTGTTCTTACAATTTGAGGAATAATAGAGGGAAGAGACCTATCGATGTTGCACAGGAAGAGGCTTTTAGTCTTGATGATTGCTACCTTTCAGATCTTACTGGGCTCTACATTCTCCTGTCTCCTACTGTACTCACTTTACAAGAGATTACTATCAGAACTATTCTAAGGTGTAACATCCCTTATCAGGATAAACTTCCTAGGAAACTCTGTTCCATGGTGCAGGGTCCAGTGGAATTTCCCTAA
- the LOC121427601 gene encoding uncharacterized protein LOC121427601 produces MASTGPVASSSLKDCSSSKREGDLVRIIEDDATLVMVQDFIKQQDGKTDLNERNKHGRTALMMACLHGKLEIVKYLLEIGADHHLTAPDKKNTALHFACMFMESNSEADSALIGEETAEGAKNPASGEAKGDGFEAHFDVKGDAIVLQLIVNLLLHKAEFQKNDDGLYPLDLAALNKRLGVFAFLGSKGLVGKSMLVRGLNILGYLLAVEDKHKDAAKILGKAVMEMESDTGNPDPVEFTSDLETFLGQKECKTMADWKALKKTNHARKVNAFLVGDRVLPEKLKPKVLYGPLAKYGHELLFKMKTRAKGFLIFDACLHLERKGLFYLNTVLMYLRMSVPRAETLEIFRDAQFINSTCKMLGKYIDVMKDVPIDHLEKSVKDIMCNLGRILFDVINEYQSLEILEQFLSPIIEMINVIWDRIPKPEATGSGILFPTISVCHNVLLHLGREFCPNIFFCAPHPSRTRRYTTFLFKRLIANLLHVEGALDLDCHGNTMIHTLMVYSQTLSPQLIVDIAKILIRHGCPTDAKNKKGETPYDINMEMRENEDDFDDEDDFEDEDGDEPCLQLDPRGMGIVYELLKGPEEVYSLQELAARSILSYRIPYRQKLPSTLCAIIRDPVLDEDYEAGDSETSSDYDSDGEQNCPIS; encoded by the coding sequence ATGGCTTCTACAGGACCTGTAGCATCATCCAGTTTGAAAGACTGTAGCAGTTCTAAGAGAGAGGGTGATCTGGTCAGGATCATTGAGGATGATGCCACACTGGTAATGGTTCAGGATTTCATCAAGCAGCAGGATGGGAAGACTGACTTGAATGAGAGAAACAAGCATGGTCGGACGGCATTGATGATGGCTTGTTTGCATGGAAAGCTGGAAATTGTGAAGTATCTTCTTGAGATAGGAGCCGATCATCATCTTACTGCACCTGACAAAAAGAACACTGCGTTGCACTTTGCTTGCATGTTCATGGAAAGCAACAGTGAAGCAGACAGTGCACTGATAGGGGAAGAGACTGCAGAAGGGGCTAAAAATCCAGCAAGTGGAGAAGCCAAAGGAGACGGTTTCGAGGCTCATTTTGATGTGAAAGGAGATGCGATTGTATTACAACTTATCGTTAACCTCCTGTTGCACAAAGCCGAATTCCAGAAGAATGATGATGGACTGTATCCACTTGACTTAGCTGCATTGAACAAAAGACTCGGTGTCTTTGCTTTCCTTGGCAGTAAAGGTCTAGTGGGAAAATCTATGCTTGTTAGGGGATTGAACATTCTGGGTTACTTATTGGCTGTGGAGGATAAACACAAAGATGCAGCTAAAATACTGGGAAAAGCTGTGATGGAAATGGAGAGTGACACTGGCAATCCAGATCCTGTGGAATTCACATCAGATCTTGAAACTTTCCTTGGTCAAAAAGAGTGCAAGACAATGGCAGATTGGAAGGCATTAAAGAAAACTAATCATGCAAGAAAAGTTAATGCTTTCCTTGTTGGTGATCGTGTTCTTCCAGAGAAGTTGAAGCCAAAGGTACTGTATGGACCACTTGCAAAATATGGACATGAGTTGCTTTTCAAGATGAAAACAAGGGCTAAAGGTTTTCTCATATTTGATGCATGTCTTCATCTGGAAAGGAAAGgattgttttatttgaatacTGTCTTGATGTACCTGCGGATGAGTGTACCTAGAGCAGAAACCCTCGAAATTTTCAGAGATGCTCAGTTTATTAACAGCACATGCAAGATGTTAGGAAAGTACATTGATGTCATGAAAGACGTCCCCATTGATCATCTTGAGAAGAGTGTCAAAGACATCATGTGCAACCTTGGTCGTATCTTGTTCGATGTAATTAATGAATATCAAAGTCTTGAAATCTTGGAGCAGTTTCTCTCACCCATCATAGAGATGATCAATGTCATTTGGGATAGGATCCCAAAGCCTGAAGCTACTGGCAGTGGTATCCTGTTCCCCACTATTTCTGTCTGTCACAATGTTCTCCTTCACCTGGGAAGAGAGTTCTGTCCAAATATCTTCTTCTGTGCCCCTCATCCCTCCAGGACACGCAGGTACACCACTTTCCTCTTCaagcgattaattgctaatctTCTGCATGTCGAAGGTGCCCTTGATTTAGACTGTCATGGGAACACAATGATTCACACACTGATGGTGTACTCACAAACTTTATCACCACAACTGATTGTAGATATTGCAAAGATCCTGATAAGACATGGCTGCCCTACTGATGCAAAGAACAAGAAAGGGGAAACCCCTTATGACATCAACATGGAGATGAGAGAAAATGAAGATGActttgatgatgaagatgattttgAGGATGAGGATGGAGATGAACCTTGCCTACAGCTGGACCCACGAGGAATGGGCATTGTGTATGAGCTCTTGAAGGGTCCAGAAGAAGTGTATTCTCTTCAAGAGCTTGCTGCAAGGTCTATCCTTAGCTATAGGATCCCTTATCGCCAGAAGCTTCCATCTACACTGTGTGCTATTATAAGAGACCCAGTCCTGGATGAAGATTATGAAGCTGGAGATTCTGAGACTTCCAGTGACTATGATTCAGATGGTGAACAAAACTGCCCAATATCTTGA
- the LOC121428140 gene encoding uncharacterized metal-dependent hydrolase YabD-like, which translates to MDSEALLPPGVEDEIEVEIGSASEVGSLRAPSEAESTEINVEETGGSAPVEAPCEPASEADPPKLQMAPQASGTLSEHLPLASPGADTQKRKLSEAERAQKRYKLNKRRKERGKRAKQAKKLAQGPLSGTAAGPSTSGGLTVGVGRGRGQMPTWLRPPQPVESSPTGRGRGITPQMLEHVLGERPRPPLQAFDSHYHPDRIDLKRAKTQLQGEPCHPVKVVGGIWNFCDPVRYSAPGFLDRVFRELPEGYAVAVGIHPKQASGLSRYHFEALRLALADPRVRGISEVGLDWSTDDSEWGAQEQLFERLLGLSTGRVLVLHLRGANGSRAGNEPIPRSIHKLARDAIRRRCPATQRIHLHCFMGSPDIVDEWTSTFTYAYFGVTGSASYYCGAGASLKKLGIRSIPQNRLLLETDAPYLPVRPRQGWQTESFIGDVGQVVASIRGVSLSQVLEETTINARELYCLK; encoded by the coding sequence ATGGACAGTGAAGCCTTACTGCCGCCGGGGGTGGAGGACGAAATAGAGGTAGAAATTGGTTCGGCCTCGGAGGTTGGTTCCCTAAGGGCTCCCTCTGAAGCCGAATCAACAGAAATTAATGTAGAAGAGACAGGCGGATCGGCTCCAGTGGAGGCCCCCTGTGAGCCTGCCTCTGAGGCCGACCCGCCAAAATTGCAAATGGCGCCGCAGGCTTCGGGGACACTTTCCGAGCATCTGCCCCTCGCATCGCCAGGAGCAGATACTCAGAAGAGGAAGCTCTCCGAGGCCGAGCGCGCCCAAAAAAGATACAAACTAAATAAACGCAGGAAAGAACGTGGGAAGCGCGCCAAACAGGCAAAGAAACTCGCCCAAGGGCCGCTTTCCGGAACTGCTGCTGGACCCTCAACCAGTGGAGGCCTTACAGTTGGGGTTGGTCGTGGCCGTGGGCAGATGCCCACTTGGCTTAGACCACCCCAGCCTGTGGAGAGTTCCCCCACTGGGAGAGGGAGGGGAATAACCCCACAAATGCTGGAACATGTTTTGGGGGAACGCCCTCGGCCACCACTGCAAGCCTTTGATTCCCATTATCATCCGGACCGTATTGACCTCAAACGAGCAAAAACACAACTTCAGGGAGAGCCCTGTCACCCAGTCAAGGTAGTCGGGGGAATATGGAATTTTTGCGACCCCGTGAGATATTCCGCCCCCGGCTTCCTCGACAGGGTATTCAGGGAACTTCCTGAAGGCTACGCAGTGGCTGTGGGCATTCATCCAAAACAGGCCTCTGGCCTGTCGCGCTATCATTTCGAGGCCCTGCGATTGGCTCTGGCTGACCCGCGAGTCAGGGGCATTTCGGAGGTGGGCCTGGATTGGAGCACTGACGACTCCGAGTGGGGGGCACAGGAGCAGCTCTTTGAGCGGCTCCTGGGGCTCTCCACCGGAAGAGTCCTCGTCCTCCATCTCCGGGGGGCCAATGGCTCGCGGGCCGGAAATGAGCCAATCCCGCGCTCAATCCACAAGTTGGCACGCGACGCCATCCGTCGACGATGCCCGGCCACACAGAGAATCCATCTACACTGTTTCATGGGCTCGCCGGACATCGTCGATGAATGGACGTCGACGTTTACATATGCTTATTTCGGGGTAACAGGCAGCGCATCTTACTACTGTGGAGCCGGTGCCAGTCTCAAGAAGCTTGGCATCCGCTCCATCCCACAAAACCGTCTCCTCCTCGAGACAGACGCCCCCTACTTGCCCGTCCGCCCTCGCCAGGGTTGGCAAACGGAATCATTTATAGGCGATGTCGGGCAAGTGGTGGCGTCCATTCGAGGAGTTTCCCTCAGTCAAGTACTCGAGGAGACAACAATCAACGCCAGAGAGTTGTATTGCCTTAAATAA
- the LOC121427448 gene encoding uncharacterized protein LOC121427448, whose translation MASESENNCQEVGDPPCQKEKIDQWVKDGVDLVSLMHEGKVSYADDVRQYLALSNNPACVDKPNGVGQTPLMIACRNRQKDIANLLLEAGADPNLTCTYYGCTALHYACEGEKSLIIQCREEPNYPQRELGDILEIVEALGNQGAVLKMNDKGLSPVCVAALNSFKDVVDYFASSSVISMPVDVKVKAYELLGVSQAVFDKHHTMDACKSFHLAASFCSSEDSNVTPCHVTPDLDAWFVNLKDTENPSDNDMFVVKAKAIVIGLHCLSDETRNEHDFYDTLAEYGQLALFEGKAPQEGYEMLRDHIHGEMTDEYTTIGTVMEMIRDALEPALCTRRGESSMLKHIIKLLDTYAEEVDADSSEQLDVWEVVEVLGNVMFGFTYYHSQTKYLESSFPSVVRAFNCLKKIATVYDAEMEKSILAVFMDKLAQTMWEDMYCGQSNETKKRLKYTICRLLHYIGFDPDTDTFLLDTFLQVFRVAYDTEWILSIAHVLIRYGCDTSSVTLVDVDEDDEDMPLLKELLSPSTSPLTLEELSARALLCYRIPYRERLPDILCEKIEGEKLHPDRSELYSSPENSDSD comes from the coding sequence ATGGCATCAGAGTCAGAAAACAATTGTCAAGAAGTTGGGGATCCTCCTTGCCAGAAGGAGAAGATTGATCAGTGGGTCAAAGATGGTGTTGATTTGGTTTCTCTGATGCATGAAGGGAAGGTGAGCTACGCGGATGATGTGAGACAATACCTCGCCCTTTCAAACAATCCCGCTTGTGTGGATAAACCAAATGGAGTAGGACAAACACCATTGATGATTGCCTGCAGGAATAGACAGAAAGACATTGCTAATCTCTTATTGGAAGCTGGAGCTGACCCTAACCTGACTTGCACTTATTATGGTTGCACTGCACTTCATTATGCCTGCGAAGGGGAGAAAAGTCTAATAATACAGTGTAGAGAGGAACCAAACTACCCTCAACGTGAGCTCGGTGACATCTTAGAGATTGTGGAAGCACTTGGCAATCAGGGCGCAGTTCTAAAGATGAATGATAAGGGGTTGAGTCCAGTTTGTGTTGCAGCTTTGAACAGTTTCAAAGATGTTGTGGATTACTTTGCTTCCAGCTCTGTTATTTCAATGCCTGTTGATGTCAAGGTTAAAGCATATGAACTGTTGGGAGTTTCGCAGGCAGTCTTTGATAAGCACCATACTATGGATGCGTGTAAGTCATTTCATCTAGCTGCATCGTTTTGTTCTTCTGAGGATAGCAACGTAACACCTTGCCATGTCACCCCTGATCTTGATGCCTGGTTTGTTAATTTGAAGGACACAGAGAATCCAAGTGACAATGATATGTTTGTGGTCAAAGCAAAAGCCATCGTCATTGGTTTGCATTGTCTTTCTGATGAAACCAGAAATGAACATGACTTCTACGACACCTTGGCTGAATACGGTCAGCTAGCATTGTTTGAAGGCAAAGCTCCACAAGAAGGATATGAGATGCTTCGAGACCATATACACGGAGAGATGACGGATGAATACACAACAATAGGGACAGTGATGGAGATGATCAGGGATGCATTAGAACCTGCTCTATGTACCCGTCGTGGTGAATCTTCAATGTTAAAACATATCATCAAACTGTTGGATACCTATGCTGAAGAAGTTGATGCAGATAGCAGTGAGCAGCTAGATGTGTGGGAAGTAGTTGAGGTTCTTGGCAATGTGATGTTTGGGTTTACATATTATCACTCTCAGACAAAATACCTAGAGTCCAGTTTTCCATCTGTGGTACGTGCTTTCAACTGTCTCAAAAAAATTGCTACAGTTTATGATGCAGAGATGGAGAAGTCAATTCTGGCAGTCTTTATGGATAAGTTGGCTCAAACAATGTGGGAAGATATGTACTGTGGCCAGAGCAACGAGACAAAGAAACGCTTGAAGTATACTATCTGTCGACTCCTCCACTACATTGGCTTTGATCCAGACACAGATACCTTCTTGTTAGACACCTTCCTTCAAGTTTTCCGTGTTGCTTATGATACAGAGTGGATACTCTCCATTGCTCATGTGTTGATCCGTTATGGTTGTGACACTTCAAGCGTTACGCTCGTGGATgtggatgaagatgatgaagatatgCCACTACTGAAGGAACTCTTAAGTCCATCCACTAGTCCTCTCACACTTGAGGAGCTTTCTGCTCGGGCATTACTCTGCTATAGGATACCATACAGAGAGAGACTTCCTGATATCCTGTGTGAGAAAATAGAAGGAGAAAAGCTGCATCCAGATCGTTCTGAATTGTACTCTTCACCAGAAAATTCTGATTCAGAttaa